The Setaria italica strain Yugu1 chromosome IX, Setaria_italica_v2.0, whole genome shotgun sequence genome has a window encoding:
- the LOC101765803 gene encoding cytochrome P450 71A1, which yields MELSPSPASFLAVVLAAALFLVAILRQRRPTRKYNLPPGPRPWPVIGNLNLIGPLPHHSIHDLSARYGPLMSLRFGSSPVVVGSSVETARFFLKTHDLAFIDRPRTAAGKHTTYNYSGLFWSPHGAYWRQGRRLWQAELFNARRLASLEHVRGEEVRSMLNDLRASAAAAAAGGQHAAVALREHLYMVNLNVISRMVLGRKYVVDGAGSPVTPEEFRRMIDEHFSLNGALNVGDMIPWLSWLDPQGYVRRMKRSAKMFDRFLEYVLDEHNERRRREGKEFIATDMVDVLLELADDPNLEVPIGRDGVKGFTLDLIGGGTDTSSVTVEWAMSEILRSPEVLAKASEELERVIGRDRLVAEQDIPNLPYMEAIVKETMRLHPVAPLMSPRLSREDVSMGRYDIPAGTRVLINVWAIGRDPAVWEAPMEFRPERFVGSGVDVKGQDFELLPFGSGRRMCPGIGLGLRMVHMILANLLHAFAWRLPGGAAAAEELSMEETFSLTVPRRVPLEAVAEPKLPDHLYAVP from the exons ATGGAGCTTTCACCGTCGCCGGCCTCATTCCTCGCcgtcgtgctcgccgccgctctgTTCCTCGTGGCCATtctccgccagcgccgccccACGCGCAAGTACAACCTCCCACCGGGCCCCCGGCCGTGGCCGGTGATCGGCAACCTGAACCTGATCGGCCCGCTCCCGCACCACTCCATCCACGACCTCTCGGCGCGGTACGGCCCGCTCATGTCCCTCCGGTTCGGCTCCTcccccgtcgtcgtcggctcgtcggtcGAGACGGCCAGGTTCTTCCTCAAGACCCACGACCTGGCGTTCATCGACCGTCCCAGGACGGCGGCCGGCAAGCACACCACCTACAACTACTCCGGCCTCTTCTGGTCGCCCCACGGCGCGTACTGGCGCCAGGGGCGCAGGCTCTGGCAGGCCGAGCTCTTCAACGCGAGGCGGCTCGCGTCGCTCGAGCACGTCCGCGGCGAGGAGGTGCGCTCGATGCTCAACGATCTgcgcgcctccgcggcggcggcggcggccggcgggcagcacgcggcggtggcgctcagGGAGCACCTCTACATGGTGAACCTCAACGTGATCTCGCGCATGGTGCTGGGAAGGAAGTACGTCGTCGACGGGGCCGGCTCGCCGGTGACACCGGAGGAGTTCAGGCGGATGATCGACGAGCACTTCTCACTCAACGGCGCGCTCAACGTCGGGGACATGATCCCGTGGCTCAGCTGGCTGGACCCGCAGGGGTACGTCAGGAGGATGAAGAGGTCGGCCAAGATGTTCGACCGGTTCCTGGAGTACGTCCTGGACGAGCAcaacgagcggcggcggcgagagggcAAGGAGTTCATCGCCACGGACATGGTGGACGTGCTTctcgagctcgccgacgacccCAATCTCGAGGTCCCGATCGGGAGGGATGGTGTCAAGGGATTCACTCTA GACCtcatcggcggcggcacggaTACGTCGTCGGTGACCGTCGAGTGGGCCATGTCTGAGATCCTCAGGAGCCCCGAGGTCCTTGCCAAGGCCAGCGAGGAGCTGGAGCGTGTGATCGGCCGCGACCGCCTTGTGGCAGAGCAAGACATCCCAAACCTCCCGTACATGGAGGCCATCGTGAAGGAGACCATGCGCCTGCATCCCGTTGCTCCACTTATGTCGCCGCGGCTGTCCCGGGAGGACGTGTCCATGGGCCGCTACGACATCCCGGCGGGCACGCGCGTCCTCATCAACGTCTGGGCCATCGGCCGTGACCCGGCAGTGTGGGAAGCCCCCATGGAGTTCCGGCCGGAGCGGTTCGTCGGGAGCGGCGTGGACGTGAAAGGGCAGGACTTCGAGCTCCTGCCGTTCGGGTCCGGCCGCCGGATGTGCCCCGGCATCGGCCTCGGCCTCAGGATGGTGCACATGATCCTGGCCAACCTGCTGCACGCCTTCGCTTGGAGgctccccggcggcgcggcggcggcggaggagctgaGCATGGAGGAAACGTTCTCGCTCACCGTGCCCCGCAGGGTCCCGCTCGAGGCCGTCGCCGAGCCCAAGCTCCCGGACCACCTCTATGCCGTGCCGTGA
- the LOC101766630 gene encoding peptide methionine sulfoxide reductase B5 — translation MASGGSSKQRSEEEWRAILSPEQFRILRQKGTELPGTGEYNKFKADGVYNCAGCGTPLYKSDTKFDSGCGWPAFFEGLPGAINRTPDPDGRRVEITCAACGGHLGHVFKGEGFKTPTDERHCVNSVSIKFTPAS, via the exons ATGGCGTCCGGGGGCAGCAGCAAGCAGAGGAGCGAAGAGGAGTGGCGCGCCATCCTCTCCCCCGAGCAGTTCCGCATCCTCCGCCAAAAGGGCACCGA GTTACCTGGAACAGGAGAGTACAACAAATTTAAAGCTGACGGGGTTTATAACTGTGCTGGCTGCGGAACCCCACTGTACAAGTCCGACACCAAATTCGACTCAGGCTGCGGCTGGCCAGCTTTCTTTGAAGGACTTCCAGGAGCCATAAACCGAACA CCCGATCCTGATGGTCGGAGGGTGGAGATCACTTGTGCAGCCTGCGGCGGGCATCTGGGCCATGTATTCAAGGGAGAAGGCTTCAAGACACCCACGGATGAGCGCCACTGCGTGAACAGTGTCTCGATCAAGTTCACTCCTGCCTCCTAA
- the LOC101767044 gene encoding transcription termination factor MTEF1, chloroplastic gives MEELLLRHAGLPRPVAPRRRLRVVAVALRTRPTSLAVPGLPPAPASPPPLPAQAQAPEPVLPSPPVAADAAAVLLAAGVPPADLRRAAGMCPELLSVPAEAIAAALRFLTEEAGVPEADLPRVLRRRPRLLVSPVAARLRPTLYFLRALGVPDLHRRADLLSFSVEDKLLPRIEFLESLGLPSRAARSMARRFPALFGYGVEGNMRPKAEYLLGAMGRDADELFEFPEYFSYALATRIAPRHEACAARGVRLPLPAMLRPGDAKFRATLAGCVGSTPPRRRSPLWHATWVDDDGGDDHHHHAGAVAKEAAAAV, from the coding sequence ATGGAGGAGCTCCTGCTGCGCCACGCCGGCCTCCCGAGGCCggtggcgccgcgccgccggctacgcgtcgtcgccgtcgcgctgCGGACCAGGCCGACCAGCCTCGCCGTACCGGGcctcccgcccgcgcccgcgtcgccgccgccgttgccggcgcaggcgcaggcgccggAGCCCgtgctgccgtcgccgcccgtggccgcggacgccgcggcggtgctgctgGCGGCGGGCGTGCCGCCGGCGGACCTCCGACGCGCGGCGGGGATGTGCCCGGAGCTGCTGTCCGTGCCCGCGGAGGCCATCGCGGCCGCGCTCCGGTTCCtgacggaggaggcgggcgtCCCGGAGGCCGACCTCCCGCGCGttctccggcgccggccgcgcctgcTCGTGTCCCCCGTCGCGGCGCGGCTCCGGCCGACGCTCTACTTCCTCCGCGCGCTCGGCGTCCCCGACCTGCACCGCCGCGCCGACCTGCTGTCCTTCTCCGTGGAGGACAAGCTGCTGCCGCGGATCGAGTTCCTCGAGTCGCTGGGCCTCccctcccgcgccgcgcgctccaTGGCGCGACGCTTCCCGGCGCTCTTCGGCTACGGCGTGGAGGGGAACATGCGGCCCAAGGCGGAGTACCTCCTGGGCGCCATGGGCCGCGACGCCGACGAGCTGTTCGAGTTCCCGGAGTACTTCTCGTACGCGCTCGCCACGCGCATCGCGCCGCGCCACGAGGCGTGCGCGGCGCGCGGGGTCAGGCTGCCGCTGCCCGCCATGCTCCGGCCCGGGGACGCCAAGTTCCGGGCCACGCTCGCCGGATGCGTCGGGTCAACGCCTCCCCGGAGGCGGTCGCCGCTATGGCACGCCACGTgggtggacgacgacggcggcgacgaccaccaccaccacgccggcgCGGTGGCGAAGGAGGCCGCAGCGGCGGTGTGA
- the LOC101766222 gene encoding cytochrome P450 71A1: protein MELLLPPWASSSSSSSLGAVLAAALLLVTVLCRRRSSTTRSRKYNLPPGPRPWPVIGNLNLIGSLPHRSIHELSARHGPLMSLRFGSVPVVVGASVDAARFILKTHDVAFIDRPKMASGRYTAYNFSDIVWSPYGAYWRQARKLWQTKLFSARQLRSQEHVRLEEVRDLLRGLHGLAEGRVAVALKEHLLMLNLNVISRMALGRKYVGEGTAGSPVSPAEFRWMVDELFVLNGVFSIGDFIPWLNCLDLQGYIARMKRLGKMFDRFLEHVVDEHNERRRREGEGFVAKDMVDLLLELADDPSLEVPIERDGVKGFALDLIAGGTDTSAVATEWAMSELLRNPEVMAKATEELDSVVGHGRLLVTEEDIPKLPYLEAVVKETFRLHPVTPLLAPRLSREDASSTGGGGGGGYDIPAGTLVFVNIWTIGRDPAVWGRAAEEFRPERFVGSSVDVKGQDLELLPFGSGRRMCPGYTLGLKMVQLTLANLLHAFAWRLPDGVAAEELSMEEKFGLAVPRKVPLEAVAEPRLPAHLYATAP from the exons ATGGAGCTACTACTACCGCCatgggcctcctcctcctcctcctcctccctcggcGCCGTGCtggccgccgcgctcctcctcgtcacCGTCCTCTGCCGCAGGCGCAGCTCCACCACCCGCAGTCGCAAGTACAACCTCCCGCCGGGCCCCCGGCCGTGGCCGGTGATCGGCAACCTGAACCTGATCGGCTCGCTCCCGCACCGCTCTATCCACGAACTCTCGGCGCGGCACGGCCCGCTCATGTCCCTCCGCTTTGGCTCCgtccccgtcgtcgtcggcgcctCCGTGGACGCCGCCAGGTTCATCCTCAAGACCCACGACGTCGCCTTCATCGACCGCCCCAAGATGGCCTCCGGGAGGTACACCGCCTACAACTTCTCCGACATCGTCTGGTCCCCCTACGGCGCGTACTGGCGCCAGGCGCGCAAGCTCTGGCAGACCAAGCTCTTCAGCGCCAGGCAGCTCCGGTCGCAGGAGCACGTCCGCCTCGAGGAGGTGCGCGACCTGCTCCGCGGCCTGCACGGGCTCGCCGAGGGGCGCGTGGCGGTGGCGCTCAAGGAGCACCTGCTCATGCTGAACCTGAACGTGATCTCGCGCATGGCGCTGGGGAGGAAGTACGTAGGCGAGGGCACCGCGGGGTCCCCGGTCTCGCCGGCCGAGTTCAGGTGGATGGTCGACGAGCTGTTCGTCCTCAACGGCGTGTTCAGCATCGGGGACTTCATCCCGTGGCTTAACTGCCTGGACCTGCAGGGGTACATCGCCAGGATGAAGAGGCTCGGCAAGATGTTCGACCGGTTCCTGGAGCACGTGGTGGACGAGCAcaacgagcggcggcggcgggagggcgagGGGTTCGTCGCCAAAGACATGGTGGACCTGCTGCTGGAGCTCGCTGACGACCCCAGCCTCGAGGTCCCGATCGAGCGGGATGGCGTCAAGGGATTCGCTCTG GACCTCATCGCCGGCGGCACGGACACATCGGCGGTGGCCACCGAGTGGGCGATGTCGGAGCTCCTGCGGAACCCGGAGGTCATGGCCAAGGCCACCGAGGAGCTCGACAGCGTCGTCGGCCACGGCCGCCTCCTCGTCACGGAGGAGGACATCCCGAAGCTCCCGTACCTGGAGGCCGTCGTGAAGGAGACCTTCCGCCTGCACCCTGTGACGCCCCTGCTGGCCCCGCGGCTGTCCCGCGAGGACGCGTcgtccacgggcggcggcggcggcggcggctacgacATCCCGGCGGGCACGCTCGTGTTCGTCAACATATGGACCATCGGCCGCGACCCCGCCGTGTGGGGCCGCGCGGCGGAGGAGTTCCGGCCGGAGCGGTTCGTCGGGAGCAGCGTGGACGTGAAGGGGCAGGACCTCGAGCTGCTGCCGTTCGGGTCCGGCCGCCGGATGTGCCCGGGGTACACCCTCGGGCTCAAGATGGTGCAGCTGACGCTGGCGAACCTGCTGCACGCGTTCGCGTGGAGGCTCCccgacggcgtggcggcggaggagctgaGCATGGAGGAAAAGTTCGGGCTGGCCGTCCCGCGCAAGGTCCCGCTCGAGGCCGTCGCCGAGCCCAGGCTCCCGGCGCACCTCTACGCGACTGCGCCGTGA